In a single window of the Natronosalvus caseinilyticus genome:
- a CDS encoding NADH-quinone oxidoreductase subunit B has translation MSNQPTQQIYESTAPSTADRDARMGAGVDARMNSKLREAFGASPFILTKFDQFMNWVRGSSMFMLQFGIACCSIEMIHTYAIKHDLDRFGAGVPRASPRQADVMIVPGTIVSKFGPRMKRVYDQMPEPKFVVGMGSCTISGGPFQEGYNVVKGAEEIIPVDIHVPGCPPRPEALIYGVAKLQERIANGESSPVVVKPYELEEFGDLPRDELVQKLAAEIDEEDLVMRYNWGDSP, from the coding sequence ATGAGTAACCAACCAACCCAACAAATTTACGAGAGTACCGCTCCCTCGACAGCGGACCGCGACGCCCGCATGGGTGCCGGCGTCGACGCCAGGATGAACTCGAAGCTGCGGGAGGCGTTCGGAGCCTCGCCGTTCATCCTCACCAAGTTCGACCAGTTCATGAACTGGGTCCGTGGGTCGTCGATGTTCATGCTGCAGTTCGGCATCGCCTGCTGCAGCATCGAGATGATTCACACGTACGCGATCAAACACGACCTCGATCGATTCGGGGCCGGCGTCCCCCGCGCGTCGCCGCGACAGGCCGACGTCATGATCGTTCCCGGGACCATCGTCTCGAAGTTCGGACCGCGCATGAAGCGTGTCTACGACCAGATGCCCGAACCCAAGTTCGTCGTCGGCATGGGCTCGTGTACGATCTCCGGCGGTCCGTTCCAGGAAGGGTACAACGTCGTGAAGGGTGCCGAGGAGATCATCCCGGTCGACATCCACGTTCCGGGCTGTCCACCACGGCCAGAGGCGCTCATCTACGGCGTCGCCAAACTCCAGGAGCGCATCGCCAACGGCGAGTCCTCGCCGGTCGTCGTCAAACCCTACGAACTCGAGGAGTTCGGCGACCTCCCACGGGACGAACTCGTTCAGAAACTGGCAGCCGAAATCGACGAGGAAGACCTCGTCATGCGGTACAACTGGGGTGACTCGCCATGA
- a CDS encoding MarR family transcriptional regulator: MSMSTADDHAVAAEEVLSEAEYRDRLRDLPPSAKLVAKVLESDSPLSQGQLAEESLLPDRTVRYALNRLEEVDLVDSRYSFRDARKQVYYLQH; the protein is encoded by the coding sequence ATGAGCATGAGTACCGCTGACGACCATGCCGTAGCCGCCGAGGAGGTTCTCTCCGAGGCCGAATACCGCGACCGCCTCCGCGATCTGCCACCGAGTGCGAAACTCGTCGCGAAGGTTCTCGAATCCGATTCCCCGCTCTCGCAGGGACAACTCGCCGAGGAATCGCTCCTGCCCGACCGGACCGTCCGGTACGCGCTCAACCGCCTCGAGGAAGTCGACCTGGTGGACTCGCGGTACAGTTTCCGCGACGCGCGCAAGCAGGTCTACTACCTCCAGCACTGA
- a CDS encoding NADH-quinone oxidoreductase subunit J produces the protein MTYELIAFALFAFVTLGSAVGVVLMQDPWHSALLLGVSLTSVAVYYVMLAAEFVAMMQILVYVGGVLILITFAVMLTQAEKESEPDEEVPRA, from the coding sequence ATGACATACGAGCTGATCGCGTTCGCACTGTTCGCGTTCGTCACGCTGGGCAGTGCAGTTGGCGTCGTGCTCATGCAGGATCCGTGGCATTCGGCGCTCCTGCTGGGCGTGTCGCTGACGAGCGTCGCGGTCTACTACGTGATGTTGGCGGCGGAGTTCGTCGCCATGATGCAGATTCTCGTCTACGTGGGCGGGGTTCTCATCCTCATTACGTTCGCCGTGATGCTCACGCAGGCGGAGAAGGAATCGGAACCGGACGAGGAGGTGCCGCGGGCATGA
- a CDS encoding class I SAM-dependent methyltransferase → MKGQEWYQADDVAQEYDEKRFSRGGQLIDRREKAAVLDALGPLEDQDVLEIACGTGRFTVMLAQEGANVVGLDISAAMLQQGRRKAKAAGVSGTLEFLRGDAGRLPFPDDHFDTVVAMRFFHLADDPAAFLSEMKRVSRERIVFDTFNRFSTRSVYNWALPMGSRLYSKSEVSILLAKNGLELVDVEDDFLVPYGLYRAIPNAFASPIRAIDRAVGRLPLSDHLMSVSYWNVRL, encoded by the coding sequence GTGAAAGGACAGGAATGGTACCAGGCCGACGACGTCGCCCAGGAGTACGACGAGAAACGATTCTCCCGCGGCGGGCAGCTAATCGACCGCCGGGAGAAAGCCGCGGTCCTCGACGCGCTCGGTCCGCTCGAGGATCAGGACGTACTCGAAATCGCCTGTGGTACCGGGCGATTCACGGTGATGCTGGCCCAGGAAGGGGCAAACGTCGTCGGGCTCGACATCTCCGCAGCGATGTTACAGCAGGGACGCCGAAAAGCGAAAGCCGCCGGCGTCTCGGGAACGCTCGAGTTTCTCCGCGGTGACGCGGGCCGGCTACCGTTCCCGGACGACCACTTCGATACCGTCGTCGCGATGCGCTTTTTCCACCTCGCGGACGACCCGGCGGCGTTCTTGAGCGAGATGAAACGCGTCTCCCGCGAACGAATCGTCTTCGACACGTTCAACCGATTCAGCACGCGAAGCGTCTACAACTGGGCGCTACCGATGGGATCGCGGCTGTACTCGAAGAGCGAAGTGAGCATCTTGCTGGCGAAAAACGGTCTCGAACTGGTCGACGTCGAGGACGACTTCCTCGTCCCCTACGGACTCTATCGCGCGATCCCGAATGCGTTCGCGTCACCGATCCGAGCGATCGACCGGGCAGTCGGTCGACTCCCGCTGAGCGACCACCTGATGTCGGTCTCGTACTGGAACGTCAGGCTCTGA
- a CDS encoding complex I subunit 1/NuoH family protein: MTAAGLSPLQSDSGPLLPERLGDLTGLNNLGFGGELIATLLAAAFVGTFMLTMTAVAGPWAKRKITAAFTDRIAVNRIGPFGLLIIVADAVRLLSKELIIPENADRPAYDLAPIVIAASALLGFAVIPMGSGIHLADPEVGLAYVFAVAGIASVGLVMAGYASANKYSMLGGLRAVAQNVAYEIPLVVTGMSVVIFAGTLQMSEIVAAQAETLISLGGLDIPMWYAFVNPFAFVLFLVANVAEVGRNPFDTPEAPTELVAGYQTEYSSVYFVLIYLGEFIHIFLGGAIIATIFLGGPAGPVLPGIVWFTIKIWGVFLFTQWLRSALPRVRIDQLIEIGWKGMLVLAFANLVFTAIIVGLLETDLALAMVVFP; the protein is encoded by the coding sequence ATGACCGCGGCAGGTCTGTCCCCGCTCCAGAGCGACAGCGGCCCCTTGCTCCCCGAACGCCTCGGGGACCTGACCGGGCTCAACAACCTCGGATTCGGCGGCGAACTGATCGCGACGTTACTCGCGGCAGCCTTCGTCGGCACGTTCATGTTGACGATGACCGCCGTCGCCGGTCCGTGGGCGAAACGGAAGATCACGGCCGCGTTCACCGACCGAATCGCGGTCAACCGAATCGGTCCGTTCGGCCTGTTGATCATCGTCGCCGACGCCGTTCGCCTGCTCTCGAAGGAACTCATCATCCCCGAGAACGCCGACCGCCCGGCGTACGACCTCGCGCCGATCGTCATCGCCGCGTCCGCATTGCTCGGATTCGCCGTCATCCCGATGGGATCCGGCATCCACCTCGCGGACCCCGAGGTCGGACTGGCGTACGTCTTCGCCGTCGCCGGCATCGCTAGCGTCGGCCTCGTGATGGCCGGCTACGCCTCCGCGAACAAGTACTCGATGCTCGGCGGCCTGCGCGCGGTCGCCCAGAACGTCGCCTACGAGATCCCGCTCGTCGTCACGGGGATGTCCGTCGTCATCTTCGCCGGCACCCTGCAGATGAGTGAAATCGTGGCCGCACAGGCCGAGACGCTGATCAGCCTCGGCGGCCTCGACATTCCGATGTGGTACGCGTTCGTCAACCCGTTCGCGTTCGTCCTCTTCCTCGTGGCGAACGTGGCGGAGGTCGGCCGTAACCCGTTCGACACGCCCGAGGCGCCGACCGAACTCGTTGCTGGCTACCAGACCGAGTACTCGAGCGTCTACTTCGTCCTGATCTACCTCGGGGAGTTCATCCACATTTTCCTCGGCGGGGCGATCATCGCGACGATCTTCCTCGGTGGCCCGGCCGGCCCGGTACTTCCGGGTATCGTCTGGTTCACCATCAAGATCTGGGGCGTCTTCCTGTTCACCCAGTGGCTCCGCTCGGCGCTTCCGCGCGTCAGAATCGATCAGCTCATCGAGATCGGCTGGAAGGGGATGCTCGTGCTCGCCTTCGCCAACCTGGTGTTCACGGCGATCATCGTGGGTCTCCTCGAGACCGATCTCGCCCTCGCGATGGTGGTATTCCCATGA
- a CDS encoding NADH-quinone oxidoreductase subunit D: protein MSTELEPRGGLEVSEDELEALIGDRALARDDHMNAPGFVIRPDAVQDVLFDLRDEAGFDYLSCVTAQQYADRYESIYHLKKYDDPTQEVSVVVPTSTDDPVSQTAEPVFRAADWAERENFDLVGIDYEGHPDPRRILLPETWQGHPLSNDYNQEKPQVVTLSEHANPLQPDHHDSDTDTMFLNVGPHHPATHGVLHVKTVLDGETVVDVDPDIGYLHRCEEQMCQQGTYRHQIMPYPDRWDYVSAGLLNEWAYARAVEDLADIEVPEYAQVIRTMGAELCRIAAHMLALGTFALDVFGDFTAVFQYAFRDREVVQDILEDLTGQRLMFNYFRLGGVAWDLPEPREEFFEKTRDFLDDLPQKVAEYEDLIVTNEIFQIRCVDTGILEPEVAKSYGATGPTARGSGVDIDLRRDDPYGYYENLEWNVITEDGMDNYSRVLVRMQEVEESAKIIEQCVDLLEDWPEDDREIQSNVPRTLKPPADTEVYRGVEAAKGELGIYIRSDGTDKPGRFKIRSPCFHNLSALPEMTRGEYIPDLIASLGSLDIVLGEVDR from the coding sequence ATGAGTACTGAACTCGAACCCCGAGGGGGGCTCGAGGTCTCCGAGGACGAACTCGAGGCACTGATCGGCGACCGCGCGCTCGCGCGAGACGATCACATGAACGCGCCCGGCTTCGTTATTCGGCCGGACGCCGTCCAGGACGTGCTCTTCGACCTCCGCGACGAGGCCGGCTTCGACTACCTCTCCTGCGTGACGGCCCAGCAGTACGCGGACCGTTACGAGTCTATCTACCACCTCAAGAAGTACGACGACCCGACCCAGGAGGTCAGCGTCGTCGTCCCGACGTCGACTGACGACCCCGTCAGCCAGACGGCCGAACCCGTCTTCCGGGCGGCCGACTGGGCCGAACGCGAGAACTTCGACCTCGTCGGCATCGATTACGAAGGCCACCCGGACCCGCGACGGATTCTCCTGCCCGAGACCTGGCAAGGACACCCGCTTTCGAACGACTACAACCAGGAGAAACCGCAAGTCGTGACGCTGTCGGAACACGCCAACCCGCTCCAGCCCGACCACCACGATTCGGACACGGACACGATGTTCCTGAACGTCGGGCCCCACCACCCGGCGACCCACGGCGTGTTGCACGTCAAGACCGTCCTCGACGGCGAGACGGTCGTCGACGTCGACCCGGACATCGGCTACCTCCACCGCTGTGAGGAGCAGATGTGCCAGCAGGGCACCTACCGCCACCAGATCATGCCCTATCCCGACCGCTGGGACTACGTCTCGGCCGGCCTGCTCAACGAGTGGGCCTACGCCCGGGCCGTCGAGGACCTCGCGGACATCGAGGTCCCCGAGTACGCCCAGGTCATCCGGACGATGGGCGCAGAACTGTGCCGGATCGCCGCGCACATGCTGGCGCTCGGTACCTTCGCGCTGGACGTCTTCGGCGACTTCACCGCCGTCTTCCAGTACGCGTTCCGCGACCGCGAGGTCGTCCAGGACATCTTAGAGGACCTCACGGGCCAGCGGCTCATGTTCAACTACTTCCGCCTGGGCGGCGTCGCCTGGGACCTGCCCGAACCCCGCGAGGAGTTCTTCGAGAAGACGCGGGACTTCCTCGACGACCTCCCCCAGAAGGTCGCAGAGTACGAGGACCTGATCGTCACCAACGAAATCTTCCAGATCCGGTGTGTCGACACCGGCATCCTCGAGCCGGAGGTCGCCAAATCCTACGGCGCGACCGGCCCGACCGCTCGCGGCTCCGGGGTCGACATCGACCTCCGGCGGGACGACCCCTACGGCTACTACGAGAACCTCGAGTGGAACGTCATCACCGAAGACGGGATGGACAACTACTCGCGCGTGCTCGTGCGCATGCAGGAAGTCGAAGAGAGCGCGAAGATCATCGAGCAGTGTGTCGACTTGCTCGAGGACTGGCCCGAGGACGACCGGGAGATCCAGAGTAACGTCCCCCGGACGCTCAAGCCGCCGGCGGACACGGAAGTTTACCGCGGTGTCGAAGCAGCCAAGGGCGAACTCGGCATCTACATCCGTTCGGACGGAACGGACAAGCCCGGCCGCTTCAAGATCCGCAGTCCGTGTTTCCACAACCTCTCGGCACTACCCGAGATGACCCGCGGCGAGTACATCCCGGACCTGATCGCCTCGCTCGGGAGCCTCGACATCGTGCTCGGGGAGGTGGATCGATGA
- a CDS encoding 5-(carboxyamino)imidazole ribonucleotide synthase, which produces MTTLESPGPTVGVVGGGQLGRMLAEAASPLGVDVIVLDPTPDCPAAGVSRDQLVGDFDDEARIQELAERADVLTFEIELADQDALERVREETGVPVHPDPATLRTIHDKLVQKRELEGAGVPVPPFRAVEDAADVREAIDDYGAPVMLKARTGGYDGRGNVPVESKADAEAALEAVAGPAMVESFVDFEREISVIAAKGYGETATFPVGENVHEDEILRETVVPARSSDAVLERAREVAEDVLEVMEGRGIYGIELFETRDGEILLNEIAPRPHNSGHWTIEGARTSQFEQHVRAVLGWPLGSTALRVPTVSTNLLADVEEPRPAALENVERILEAPAASLHWYGKREARPLRKMGHVTVTADGDETREDQTREELLERARGLRDAVAFESQ; this is translated from the coding sequence ATGACGACTCTCGAGTCACCTGGCCCGACGGTCGGCGTCGTCGGCGGCGGGCAACTCGGCCGAATGCTCGCCGAGGCCGCCTCGCCGCTCGGCGTCGACGTGATCGTCCTCGATCCGACGCCAGACTGCCCAGCCGCGGGCGTCAGCCGCGACCAGCTCGTGGGGGACTTCGACGACGAGGCCCGCATTCAGGAGCTCGCCGAACGCGCCGACGTCCTCACCTTCGAGATCGAACTCGCCGACCAGGACGCCCTCGAGCGCGTCCGCGAGGAGACCGGCGTCCCCGTCCACCCCGATCCGGCGACGCTGCGGACGATTCACGACAAACTGGTCCAGAAGCGCGAACTCGAGGGCGCCGGAGTGCCGGTGCCGCCGTTTCGGGCGGTCGAGGACGCCGCCGACGTTCGCGAGGCCATCGACGACTACGGTGCCCCAGTGATGCTCAAGGCCCGAACCGGCGGGTACGACGGGCGCGGAAACGTCCCCGTCGAGTCGAAAGCCGACGCCGAAGCCGCCCTCGAGGCCGTGGCCGGGCCGGCGATGGTCGAGTCCTTCGTCGACTTCGAGCGCGAGATTTCGGTCATCGCGGCCAAGGGCTACGGCGAGACGGCAACGTTCCCCGTCGGGGAGAACGTCCACGAAGACGAGATTCTGCGAGAGACCGTCGTTCCCGCCCGCTCGAGCGACGCCGTGCTCGAACGCGCCCGCGAGGTCGCCGAGGACGTGCTCGAGGTGATGGAGGGGCGCGGAATATACGGAATCGAGTTGTTCGAAACCCGGGACGGGGAGATTCTACTGAACGAAATCGCCCCGCGTCCACACAATTCGGGTCACTGGACCATCGAGGGCGCCCGCACCTCGCAGTTCGAACAGCACGTACGGGCGGTCCTGGGGTGGCCTCTCGGTTCGACCGCCCTTCGGGTGCCGACGGTCTCGACGAACTTGCTCGCCGACGTCGAGGAGCCACGACCGGCCGCCCTCGAAAACGTCGAACGAATCCTCGAGGCGCCCGCCGCGAGCCTCCACTGGTACGGCAAGCGGGAGGCCCGGCCGCTCCGGAAGATGGGCCACGTCACGGTGACCGCCGACGGCGACGAGACGCGCGAGGATCAGACACGCGAGGAACTGCTCGAGCGCGCCCGCGGGCTTCGAGACGCGGTGGCGTTCGAAAGTCAGTGA
- a CDS encoding glycosyltransferase family 2 protein — MDATLSVVVSTLNDRERLLSCLDALDDRLPASSEVIVVNGPSSDGTTGAVRERDDVDVLVEISDRARNVSRNAGLEAATGDVVVFLTGEYVVEPGWYDALETAITGHAEVVTGPIRGQTDRGPRGTDSTSIVGRSVTLFEGANVAFDRTVLEDLDGFDEYVPTAGAQDCSHRLAGLGFDVTWLPEMAVRSEVGTDGGTPDRDWGDRYQSLGYRLTKNYGPRPTALGRLVCRAIADAASGARAIFSGEGTPTNWLGNGVDVLQGSARGLVDGFRARYDDRTPRRNPNGVSTRHDRAVRVYDRRSTDGENPDAAPE, encoded by the coding sequence ATGGACGCGACGCTCTCGGTGGTCGTCTCGACGCTGAACGACCGGGAGCGGTTGCTCTCGTGCCTGGACGCCCTCGACGACCGGCTCCCAGCCTCGAGCGAAGTGATCGTCGTCAACGGGCCGTCCTCGGACGGGACGACGGGGGCCGTCCGCGAGCGCGACGACGTCGACGTGCTCGTCGAGATTTCGGATCGCGCCCGCAACGTCTCGCGGAACGCAGGCCTCGAGGCGGCGACCGGCGACGTGGTCGTCTTCCTCACCGGCGAGTACGTCGTCGAACCCGGATGGTACGACGCCCTCGAGACAGCCATCACCGGTCACGCGGAGGTCGTTACGGGCCCGATCCGGGGGCAAACGGATCGCGGCCCGCGAGGGACCGACTCGACGTCGATCGTCGGCCGGTCGGTCACCCTCTTCGAGGGCGCCAACGTCGCGTTCGATCGGACGGTGCTCGAGGACCTCGACGGGTTCGACGAGTACGTGCCGACCGCGGGTGCCCAGGACTGCTCCCATCGACTCGCCGGACTGGGCTTCGACGTGACCTGGCTCCCCGAGATGGCGGTCCGAAGCGAGGTCGGAACCGACGGCGGCACGCCCGACCGGGACTGGGGCGATCGGTACCAGTCGCTCGGCTACCGACTGACCAAGAACTACGGGCCTAGGCCGACCGCACTCGGTCGCCTCGTCTGTCGAGCGATTGCCGACGCCGCGAGCGGCGCTCGCGCCATCTTTTCAGGCGAGGGGACGCCGACGAACTGGCTCGGGAACGGCGTCGACGTGCTCCAGGGATCGGCTCGCGGCCTCGTCGACGGGTTTCGAGCCCGCTACGACGATCGGACCCCGAGACGGAACCCGAACGGGGTCTCGACGCGCCACGATCGAGCCGTCCGCGTGTACGACCGTCGGTCCACCGACGGCGAGAATCCGGACGCCGCCCCGGAGTGA
- a CDS encoding AIR carboxylase family protein translates to MADTVSDLIDRLHREADQDRPTEETPDVGIVMGSDSDLEVMLTGGRRPGAYDALVGELGFGEQTDYENPPEERFTFETYVTSAHRTPDLMAAYAETAEDRGLEVLIAGAGGKSADLPNMTASIAYPLPVIGVPVQEKSVDSVIGMPTGAPLTAVDAGKSFNAALSAAQILARQHDEIRERLVAYHENLQLKVGAVSKRLHDGGVTTYREE, encoded by the coding sequence ATGGCAGACACCGTATCCGACCTCATCGACCGACTGCACCGCGAAGCCGACCAGGACCGACCCACCGAGGAGACCCCCGACGTGGGCATCGTCATGGGTAGCGACTCCGACCTCGAGGTCATGCTGACCGGCGGTCGGCGACCCGGCGCCTACGACGCCCTCGTCGGCGAACTCGGCTTCGGTGAACAGACCGACTACGAGAACCCGCCCGAGGAGCGCTTCACCTTCGAGACCTACGTCACCTCCGCTCACCGCACGCCCGACCTGATGGCGGCCTACGCCGAGACGGCCGAGGACCGCGGCCTCGAGGTACTCATCGCCGGCGCGGGCGGGAAATCGGCGGACCTGCCGAACATGACGGCCTCCATCGCCTATCCCCTGCCCGTCATCGGCGTCCCCGTCCAGGAGAAGTCCGTCGACAGCGTCATCGGGATGCCGACGGGCGCCCCGCTCACGGCCGTCGACGCGGGCAAGTCGTTCAACGCGGCGCTGTCGGCCGCCCAGATTCTCGCCCGCCAGCACGACGAGATTCGCGAGCGGTTAGTGGCCTACCACGAGAACCTCCAGCTCAAGGTCGGCGCCGTCTCGAAGCGGCTCCATGACGGTGGTGTGACGACCTACCGCGAGGAGTAG
- a CDS encoding NADH-quinone oxidoreductase subunit A, with product MNDWIAIGALALVGLLIPLSMMAASYLLRPTVPETSKRATYESGEVPTGGTRIRFNIQYYMVAMLFLVFDIETVLLFPWAVTYADALGAEEYGLASTLGPMLLFVAILVVGLAWAWRNGAVQWAKSPQQVESEVDRP from the coding sequence ATGAACGATTGGATAGCTATCGGGGCGCTGGCGCTCGTGGGGCTACTGATTCCGCTCAGCATGATGGCGGCATCGTACCTCTTGCGGCCGACCGTCCCCGAGACGAGCAAACGTGCCACCTACGAGAGTGGCGAGGTGCCGACCGGCGGGACGCGCATTCGGTTCAACATCCAGTACTACATGGTTGCGATGCTTTTCCTCGTTTTCGACATCGAGACCGTCCTGTTGTTCCCCTGGGCAGTCACCTACGCCGATGCGCTCGGAGCCGAGGAGTACGGACTCGCGTCCACACTGGGTCCGATGTTGCTCTTCGTCGCCATCCTCGTCGTCGGACTCGCGTGGGCCTGGCGCAACGGTGCCGTACAGTGGGCGAAATCGCCCCAGCAGGTCGAATCCGAGGTCGATCGACCATGA
- a CDS encoding NuoI/complex I 23 kDa subunit family protein codes for MIGLLKSMATTMKHALDGNTFTVEYPETTPDVSPRFRGVHKFSQERCIWCRQCENVCPNDTIQIVTDAQRNGEQYNLHIGQCVYCRLCEEVCPVDAILLTQNFEFTGDTKHDLVYNKEQLKAVPWYKDIDPLESREPDRGGWIGEGEGEVDYQ; via the coding sequence ATGATCGGACTCCTCAAATCCATGGCCACGACGATGAAACACGCACTGGACGGCAACACCTTCACGGTGGAGTACCCCGAGACGACACCGGACGTCTCGCCGCGGTTCCGCGGCGTCCACAAGTTCAGCCAGGAGCGCTGTATCTGGTGTCGCCAGTGTGAGAACGTCTGTCCGAACGACACGATCCAGATCGTCACGGACGCCCAACGAAACGGCGAACAGTACAACCTCCACATCGGCCAGTGCGTCTACTGCCGACTCTGTGAGGAGGTCTGTCCCGTCGACGCCATCTTGCTCACCCAGAACTTCGAGTTCACGGGCGACACGAAACACGACCTCGTCTACAACAAAGAGCAGCTGAAGGCCGTTCCGTGGTACAAGGACATCGATCCGCTCGAGTCCCGGGAACCCGACCGCGGCGGCTGGATCGGCGAGGGCGAAGGAGAGGTCGACTACCAGTAA
- a CDS encoding PPOX class F420-dependent oxidoreductase has protein sequence MDSIPAGFADLFERKTVAHLATVMPDGTPQVTPVWIDRDEDGYVLVNTARNRQKERNVRQNEKVGVSIPDPEDPYRYLSIRGEVEEVTAEGAVEHIDELTRRYFEREEYPHHGEEAGERVILRIRPDRVVANGD, from the coding sequence ATGGACTCTATCCCAGCGGGATTTGCGGACCTCTTCGAACGGAAAACTGTCGCTCACCTCGCGACCGTCATGCCGGACGGCACGCCGCAGGTGACGCCGGTCTGGATCGACCGTGACGAAGACGGGTACGTCCTCGTGAACACGGCCCGAAATCGCCAGAAAGAGCGAAACGTTCGCCAGAACGAGAAGGTCGGCGTCTCGATTCCCGATCCCGAGGATCCGTACCGGTACCTCTCGATTCGCGGAGAAGTCGAGGAAGTCACGGCCGAGGGGGCAGTCGAGCACATCGACGAGTTGACCCGGCGGTACTTCGAGCGCGAGGAATACCCGCATCACGGCGAGGAAGCGGGTGAACGCGTTATTCTACGGATTCGACCCGATCGCGTGGTCGCGAACGGTGACTGA
- the nuoK gene encoding NADH-quinone oxidoreductase subunit NuoK, which translates to MTVAVTSYVLLAMALFCIGLFGVLTRRNALMFLMSVELMLNAANVNLIAFSSYHGNLTGQVFALFTMALAAAEVAVGLGIILVLYRNFRDVDVTVPSAMRW; encoded by the coding sequence GTGACCGTCGCGGTCACGTCCTACGTCCTGCTGGCGATGGCCCTGTTCTGTATCGGGCTGTTCGGCGTCCTGACGCGTCGCAACGCACTGATGTTCCTGATGTCCGTCGAGTTGATGCTGAACGCGGCCAACGTCAATCTGATCGCGTTCTCGTCCTATCACGGCAATCTCACGGGGCAGGTGTTCGCCCTGTTTACGATGGCGCTGGCGGCTGCAGAGGTCGCCGTCGGCCTCGGGATCATCCTGGTGCTGTATCGAAACTTCCGTGACGTCGACGTCACGGTTCCGTCGGCAATGAGGTGGTAA